The following proteins come from a genomic window of Pirellula staleyi DSM 6068:
- a CDS encoding DUF1559 domain-containing protein, translating to MSRQIILFPSRQTERRSGFTLVELLVVIAIIGVLVALLLPAVQAAREAARRMSCTNNMKQFGLALHNFHDTMLVLPPAAVLPPNIANMTSESHTKFNIPLNVEHGWGVFVLPFMEEKNLSDRYLWNEDWRSTGNEPVRSAYVKTFICPSSPEQKRMNNYAPKNITNSACGDYAVLNEVGSLTYLKNNGLIDNESAASPLGIMRPNGDFVTPTSTSAIERNNSRVNLCNFAMITDGLSNTSLLMESAGRPIRWTLGKPNYDPTSSVEGAGWADPENEFNLAGCDPATGFAPGPIAVNCTNGGEIYAFHPAGANVLLADGSVRFMSKNVALRIVARMVTRSAGEVNADF from the coding sequence ATGAGCCGACAGATCATCCTTTTCCCCTCGCGTCAAACGGAGCGCCGCTCTGGCTTCACACTCGTCGAACTGTTGGTAGTGATCGCGATCATCGGTGTGCTTGTCGCGCTCCTTCTGCCCGCCGTACAAGCTGCCCGCGAAGCAGCTCGGCGCATGTCGTGCACCAACAACATGAAACAGTTCGGGCTGGCGCTCCACAACTTCCACGACACCATGCTGGTGCTGCCACCTGCTGCGGTTCTGCCCCCCAACATCGCCAACATGACGAGCGAGTCGCACACCAAGTTCAACATTCCCCTGAACGTGGAGCATGGCTGGGGCGTTTTCGTGCTCCCGTTCATGGAAGAGAAGAATCTCTCGGACCGATATCTGTGGAATGAAGATTGGCGATCGACTGGCAATGAACCGGTGCGAAGTGCCTACGTGAAGACCTTCATTTGCCCCTCTTCGCCCGAACAGAAGCGGATGAACAACTACGCGCCCAAAAACATCACCAACTCGGCCTGCGGCGATTATGCCGTGCTGAATGAAGTGGGAAGTCTCACGTATCTGAAGAACAATGGACTGATCGACAACGAGTCGGCTGCGAGTCCACTCGGGATCATGCGCCCCAATGGAGACTTTGTTACCCCCACCAGCACGTCGGCCATCGAACGCAACAATTCACGCGTAAATCTTTGCAATTTCGCGATGATTACCGATGGTTTGTCGAACACCAGTCTGCTGATGGAATCGGCCGGGCGACCAATTCGCTGGACCCTCGGCAAACCGAATTACGATCCGACTTCGAGCGTCGAAGGGGCAGGGTGGGCCGATCCTGAAAACGAATTCAACCTGGCAGGCTGCGATCCGGCCACAGGTTTTGCGCCAGGACCGATCGCCGTGAACTGCACCAACGGTGGCGAGATTTATGCTTTCCATCCAGCCGGCGCAAACGTGCTGCTGGCCGATGGCTCGGTCCGCTTCATGAGCAAGAACGTGGCGCTGCGTATCGTCGCTCGCATGGTCACGCGCTCGGCTGGTGAAGTGAACGCCGACTTCTAA
- a CDS encoding DUF1549 and DUF1553 domain-containing protein, giving the protein MIRPVYERANVRRTAVAIAALVFGLMAAGMLSAETRLVVYPSEITLPRLSATQHLLVSKVDDAGRSVDVTRAAKITGDTQGIVSLGTELSVVATAAGETKLMVEVDGLIAPVVVKVATADAPLVPSFRHDIQPILTRFGCNQGACHGKLAGQNGFKLSLRGYASEWDHDWITREFFGRRIDRAAPAQSLLVQKPLGRIPHGGGKLWSENDPSVQTLVRWIEAGTPALVENEPACVKLEVFPPPSIYQPGDEQQLMVRAHYENGDVRDVTWLTQFFSNDLSVAEVSPGGLVKMLRSGETVVRIHFQNHVEVMPLTIPFSASPAPEQYAQRHSPVDEHVMNKLSSLRIPVSPPCDDVTFLRRAMLDTIGTLPTPEEVLAFTADTDPSKRQKLVDSLLNRPEFVDFWTLQLCDILQNRRERDHDVRGTKGVRSLHAWVREQVAKNRPWNEMAADVLTAKGDVITTPQVGYYIVTVGEFRRAEESEVVSSVAQGFLGTRVGCAKCHNHPLEKYTQDDYYHFAAFFGRVSFDRQDSMQGPTNLLLVSEETHQINREINDQNNQIAATQKELAALPQNDDEAVKNSRKGLEEQLAQKQQRLMELEKRRNMSIERAVTVRQPRTNQQLAPQPLDRATTEIAPGSDPRESLVKWMTDPQNENFSGNIVNRLWKHFLGVGLVEPVDDLRASNPPSNRPLWDHLRSELIASNYNLKHVMRLILLSRTYQLSSATVAGNELETRFYSHYYARRLPAEVLLDAITSSTGQPDSFPGYPVGIRAVQLPDPGVASYFLSLFGRSNRVTACACERSGDVTLPQLLHLQCGDELTAKLAHADANLAKWMKDSPEPEALVEKLFLATLSRKPTDEELKQVLAELGPEDQRHEAYKDLFWALLNAKEFAFNH; this is encoded by the coding sequence ATGATTCGTCCAGTTTACGAGCGTGCGAACGTTCGCCGCACGGCTGTTGCGATTGCCGCACTCGTCTTCGGGTTGATGGCTGCTGGCATGCTCTCGGCCGAGACACGCCTTGTGGTGTACCCCTCTGAAATCACCCTCCCTCGACTATCGGCCACGCAGCATCTTTTGGTCTCGAAAGTCGACGATGCGGGGCGATCGGTCGATGTCACACGCGCTGCGAAGATCACCGGCGATACCCAAGGAATCGTGTCGCTCGGCACCGAGCTTTCGGTAGTCGCCACTGCTGCTGGTGAAACCAAACTCATGGTCGAAGTCGACGGCCTCATCGCGCCAGTGGTTGTTAAAGTGGCAACAGCCGACGCGCCGCTCGTCCCTTCTTTCCGCCACGACATTCAGCCGATCCTGACACGCTTTGGTTGCAATCAAGGGGCTTGCCACGGCAAGCTCGCTGGGCAAAACGGCTTCAAGCTTTCACTGCGCGGCTACGCTTCGGAATGGGATCACGACTGGATCACGCGCGAGTTTTTTGGTCGTCGCATCGACCGCGCTGCGCCTGCCCAAAGCTTGCTCGTACAAAAGCCTCTTGGACGGATTCCGCACGGTGGTGGCAAACTGTGGAGCGAGAACGATCCGAGTGTGCAAACACTCGTTCGCTGGATCGAAGCCGGCACGCCAGCGCTTGTTGAAAACGAGCCAGCGTGTGTGAAGCTCGAGGTCTTTCCCCCTCCTTCGATTTATCAGCCGGGAGACGAGCAGCAGTTGATGGTGCGTGCGCACTATGAAAATGGCGACGTCCGCGATGTCACCTGGCTGACGCAGTTTTTCTCGAACGATCTTTCGGTCGCGGAGGTCTCTCCCGGTGGTCTGGTCAAAATGCTCCGCAGCGGCGAGACCGTGGTGCGGATCCATTTCCAGAATCATGTGGAAGTGATGCCACTGACGATTCCGTTCAGCGCATCGCCTGCTCCCGAGCAGTATGCACAACGCCACAGCCCGGTCGACGAGCATGTGATGAACAAGCTTTCGTCACTTCGTATTCCGGTCTCGCCACCGTGCGACGACGTGACGTTTTTGCGTCGCGCGATGCTCGACACCATTGGCACACTTCCGACGCCCGAAGAAGTGCTTGCTTTCACCGCCGACACCGATCCCAGCAAACGTCAAAAACTGGTCGATTCGCTGCTGAATCGGCCGGAATTTGTCGATTTTTGGACCCTTCAGCTATGCGACATTTTGCAGAACCGTCGTGAGCGCGATCACGATGTGCGTGGCACCAAGGGGGTCCGTTCTTTGCATGCTTGGGTGCGCGAGCAAGTGGCCAAAAATCGTCCCTGGAACGAAATGGCGGCCGATGTTCTCACGGCCAAAGGGGATGTGATTACGACACCTCAAGTCGGCTACTACATTGTGACCGTGGGGGAATTTCGTCGCGCGGAAGAATCGGAAGTGGTGTCGTCGGTCGCTCAAGGTTTTCTCGGCACACGAGTTGGCTGCGCGAAGTGCCACAATCATCCACTCGAGAAATACACCCAAGACGACTACTACCATTTCGCCGCCTTCTTTGGCCGCGTGAGCTTCGATCGTCAAGATTCGATGCAAGGACCGACGAACTTGCTGCTGGTCTCTGAAGAGACCCATCAAATCAATCGCGAGATCAACGACCAGAACAATCAAATTGCCGCGACGCAAAAAGAGCTTGCCGCGCTGCCGCAAAACGATGACGAAGCGGTGAAGAATTCGCGCAAGGGGCTCGAGGAGCAACTCGCGCAGAAACAGCAGCGTTTGATGGAACTCGAAAAACGTCGCAACATGTCGATCGAGCGGGCTGTGACAGTGCGACAGCCGCGCACCAATCAGCAGCTCGCGCCGCAGCCTCTCGACCGCGCTACGACCGAAATCGCTCCCGGCAGCGACCCGCGCGAATCGCTCGTGAAGTGGATGACCGATCCCCAGAACGAGAACTTTTCGGGCAACATCGTCAATCGACTTTGGAAGCATTTCCTCGGCGTCGGGCTTGTGGAGCCGGTCGACGATCTGCGCGCGAGCAATCCACCTTCGAATCGGCCCCTCTGGGATCATTTGCGCAGCGAACTGATCGCCTCGAACTACAACCTCAAGCATGTGATGCGGCTGATTCTCTTGTCACGCACCTATCAGCTCAGCTCGGCAACGGTGGCGGGTAACGAACTCGAGACCCGTTTTTACTCGCACTACTACGCTCGCCGACTCCCGGCCGAAGTGCTGCTCGATGCGATCACCTCCTCGACAGGTCAGCCCGATAGTTTCCCGGGCTATCCGGTGGGCATTCGCGCGGTGCAGTTGCCCGATCCAGGGGTCGCGTCGTACTTTTTGTCGCTCTTCGGCCGCTCTAACCGCGTGACTGCCTGTGCCTGCGAGCGGAGTGGCGATGTCACCCTTCCGCAGCTGTTGCATCTGCAATGCGGCGACGAACTCACCGCCAAACTGGCTCACGCTGATGCCAACTTGGCCAAGTGGATGAAAGATTCGCCCGAGCCAGAGGCGCTAGTCGAGAAGCTGTTCCTCGCGACTTTGTCGCGCAAGCCGACCGACGAAGAACTGAAGCAAGTGCTGGCCGAACTTGGCCCCGAAGACCAGCGTCACGAAGCGTATAAAGATCTGTTTTGGGCGCTTTTGAACGCGAAAGAATTTGCCTTCAATCACTGA
- a CDS encoding L-threonylcarbamoyladenylate synthase, producing MASLESNPASPESPPIVSDEIIARGAQLLAAGELVAIPTETVYGLAADATNPMAVRKIFAAKGRPADHPLIVHIAYPDEIDRWGTEIPPAAWDLAAAFWPGPLTMIVRRRSNVDSVVAGGLDTIAVRCPSHPVAQRLLRELGRGVAAPSANKFGHVSPTTAAHVLAEFGDTLPLVIDGGACEVGLESTIVDLSQSTPTILRPGAISQTDLELVLGLAIGDPHANSTPCSGRLASHYAPNCIVEIVTEEELTSKLASLDASGRRVGLLATEEGSVRALAALPADRIVWLPSDAKLYARGLYGALRAADERGFDHFLVVSPPLGHPLSAAILDRLQKAAGPRDSRRG from the coding sequence ATGGCCTCGCTCGAAAGCAACCCGGCTTCCCCAGAATCTCCTCCGATTGTCTCGGACGAGATCATCGCGCGCGGAGCACAACTGCTTGCAGCGGGGGAACTTGTTGCGATTCCTACCGAGACGGTCTACGGCCTGGCAGCCGACGCGACCAACCCGATGGCAGTCCGGAAGATCTTCGCCGCGAAAGGGCGACCAGCCGACCATCCTCTGATCGTCCACATTGCCTATCCCGACGAAATCGACCGCTGGGGAACGGAAATTCCACCAGCCGCCTGGGATCTCGCCGCCGCCTTTTGGCCCGGCCCTTTAACCATGATCGTGCGCCGCCGAAGCAACGTCGATAGCGTGGTGGCGGGAGGACTCGACACCATCGCGGTTCGTTGTCCGAGTCATCCGGTCGCCCAGCGGCTGCTACGTGAACTGGGTCGCGGGGTCGCCGCCCCCAGCGCCAATAAATTCGGACATGTCAGCCCCACCACCGCAGCGCATGTGCTGGCAGAGTTTGGAGATACGCTTCCGCTGGTGATCGACGGCGGGGCCTGCGAAGTGGGGCTCGAATCGACCATTGTCGACCTCTCCCAGTCCACTCCCACGATCCTCCGCCCCGGCGCGATCTCGCAAACCGACCTGGAACTCGTCCTAGGCCTGGCGATCGGCGATCCGCACGCAAATAGCACCCCCTGTAGCGGCCGATTAGCCAGCCATTATGCCCCCAACTGCATTGTGGAAATCGTTACTGAGGAAGAACTTACATCGAAACTAGCCAGTCTCGATGCTTCGGGGCGACGCGTCGGTCTACTGGCTACCGAAGAGGGGAGCGTTCGAGCTCTCGCCGCACTACCAGCCGATCGGATTGTCTGGCTACCCTCCGATGCAAAGCTCTATGCCCGTGGACTTTACGGCGCGCTTCGAGCGGCCGACGAGCGCGGGTTCGACCATTTTCTGGTCGTTTCGCCCCCGCTGGGGCATCCGCTATCGGCAGCGATTCTCGACCGGCTTCAAAAGGCGGCTGGTCCGCGCGATTCCAGGCGGGGCTAG